The following DNA comes from Chitinophaga nivalis.
CAGGAACTTCATGATATGTCCGATCACTTCTCCTTCCCACAGCGGCTTGTACAGGGTACTCAGGCCGGTAAGGGTAGCTACGGCGCCAGGAATTTTTTCTGTTCCCAGGGTAAAGAAGGCGGCTCCTTCACCGGCAATGGTACCACGAACAGGGCTGTTCAGCAGTTCCATGGTTTTTACCGGTTCTTTTTTATAGATACCGAAACGGTGCAGGATGTCGTAACTGTATTGGGTTAATTCATCCAAACCACCAGCCAGTATCTGTCTGGCACTACCTTCTTTCAATATCATGGTCGCATCCAGCAAGGCCTGTTCAAAGGAAAAGCCACGATGCACAAAGGTGTTGTTATATCCCTGACATCCCATCAGCAGGGCAATCTGGCCAGCTACTGTATTATGGGTACTTTGAATAAAAGCGGTAGGTGTCAGCATTTCTTCCTGCTGTTTCACCATTTTGGCAAGAAATACGCCGGTATCGTCCAGACAGCCGTATGCAGTACCGGTGATGATCGCATCCACGGCATTGATACCAGCGGCCTGTAAACTGAGGTTGGCGGCGCCTACGCCCATTTTCACCACATGGCTCATCCGGCGGATCTGTTTCACATCAATCCATTGTTTGTAATCCGGGTCTATAGCGGCAAGGCGTACCTGGTCGTACTCCTGCAGGTTGTCCAGCAATGGACCACCCTGCGCAGTATCCTGCGGAGATATACAACCCGTACCATTTATATAGATGTTCATGTAATGCTGTTTATGCTTTAGAAAACACCAGGCTGGAGCAATTGCCTCCAAAACCAAATGAATTGGACATCACATGCTGCAAAGGTTTGCCGGTAGCGTAAGCTGCCACCGGTGCAAACGGCAGTTCTTTCATCTGATGTTCAAAACGGGCGTTCGGATAAATGATGCCTTCCTTAACGGCCATAGCTGAAAACACGGCTTCAATTCCTCCGCTGGCACCCAGTGTATGCCCGGTAAATGATTTTGTGGAGCTCATTACCGGGAAATGCGGCGCAAACAGGCGGCTAATAGCAATTCCTTCAGATATATCGTTGTTTTGGGTGCCGGTACCATGCAGGTTGATATAATCAATCTGTTGCGGTTGTAGTCCGCTCATGTCCAGGGCCCCTTTCATGGCTAAGTAGTTGCCGGTACCATCCGGCGAGGAAGCCGTCTGGTGGTAGGCATCGTTGGCATTGGCATAACCGCTCAGGCGGCACCAGGGCTGCAGCTGGGCAGCCAGACTGTCTGACACCAGTATTACATAGCCGGCGCCTTCGCCCAGATTAAGCCCGGTACGGGTATCATCGAACGGGCGGCAGGGCTGCTGGTCCAGTATCATCAGGGTATTAAAACCGTTGAGGGTAAAGCGGGTAAGGGAGTCGGTACCACCGGCAATCACTACATCCACGATGTTGTTGCGGATCAGCCGTGCGCCATACATCAATGCATTGGCGCCGGAAGAACAGGCTGTACTGATGGTGGATATATGATGCCGGATACCCAGGGTATCTGCTACCAGTTCAGTAATACTACCGCATTCGTGGTGTACTACCTGGTTCAACCTGCCTTTACCGGGATGGGTCAGCAGGTCTGCAAAGAAATCTTCTGTTTTATCCATTCCTCCTACCGTGTTGCCGGAAACAAATCCGACCCGGTAGGCTGAAATATCCCTCAATCCGGCAGACTGCCACGCTTCGCGGGCAGCAATGAGACTGAGCAGTGCTGTTCTGCTGATGTGTTCCGGCATACGGGCCATATCGGCCAGGGTGGCATTATCTGCCTTTACCTCCGCCACCGGAAAGGTATTATGATGCACAGAGCGCAGGTGCTGCATCGTTGTCATACCGGGTTGCATATCCCTGAATGCCTGTAAACAGGCACGCAGATCCAGCCCGATACCGCTGATCACCCCACCGCCTGCTATCCATACCTTGTCACTCATGCCTTATTGGTTTGATTTGCCTGAATATAGGTTGCCATGGTGCGTACAGAGCGGAATATTTCCGGGCCCTGTTCCGGGTTGGCAATGCGGATATTATAGTGTTGCTGTAATAATACAATCAGCTCCAGCGCGTCAATAGAATCCAGTCCCAGTCCGTCTTTAAACAAAGGCTGATCATCGCCGATGCTTTCCGGTGTTACTTCCTGCAAGTTCA
Coding sequences within:
- a CDS encoding beta-ketoacyl-[acyl-carrier-protein] synthase family protein, giving the protein MSDKVWIAGGGVISGIGLDLRACLQAFRDMQPGMTTMQHLRSVHHNTFPVAEVKADNATLADMARMPEHISRTALLSLIAAREAWQSAGLRDISAYRVGFVSGNTVGGMDKTEDFFADLLTHPGKGRLNQVVHHECGSITELVADTLGIRHHISTISTACSSGANALMYGARLIRNNIVDVVIAGGTDSLTRFTLNGFNTLMILDQQPCRPFDDTRTGLNLGEGAGYVILVSDSLAAQLQPWCRLSGYANANDAYHQTASSPDGTGNYLAMKGALDMSGLQPQQIDYINLHGTGTQNNDISEGIAISRLFAPHFPVMSSTKSFTGHTLGASGGIEAVFSAMAVKEGIIYPNARFEHQMKELPFAPVAAYATGKPLQHVMSNSFGFGGNCSSLVFSKA
- a CDS encoding phosphopantetheine-binding protein; the encoded protein is MEKLMADLKAQIIEQLNLQEVTPESIGDDQPLFKDGLGLDSIDALELIVLLQQHYNIRIANPEQGPEIFRSVRTMATYIQANQTNKA
- a CDS encoding beta-ketoacyl synthase chain length factor; protein product: MNIYINGTGCISPQDTAQGGPLLDNLQEYDQVRLAAIDPDYKQWIDVKQIRRMSHVVKMGVGAANLSLQAAGINAVDAIITGTAYGCLDDTGVFLAKMVKQQEEMLTPTAFIQSTHNTVAGQIALLMGCQGYNNTFVHRGFSFEQALLDATMILKEGSARQILAGGLDELTQYSYDILHRFGIYKKEPVKTMELLNSPVRGTIAGEGAAFFTLGTEKIPGAVATLTGLSTLYKPLWEGEVIGHIMKFLEDHQCTPADIDLLITGRNGDIDQDEIYEEVAGALFPDQAEACFKHLCGEYPTAMAFGMWMANSILSEQQVPEAAAFFGRAPEKINRILLYNHHQGTHHSLILISAC